A single Amphiura filiformis chromosome 8, Afil_fr2py, whole genome shotgun sequence DNA region contains:
- the LOC140158617 gene encoding 60S ribosomal export protein NMD3-like yields the protein MEYMDQQQQPTQGQILCCQCGIPIAPNPANMCVACLRTQVDITEGIPKQGTLYFCKACERYLQPPAIWVACALESRELLALCLKKIKGLAKVRLVDAGFIWTEPHSKRIKVKLTIQKEVMGGAILEQVFVVEFTVQNQMCTDCHRVEAKDFWKAVVQLRQKTSHKKTFYYLEQLILKHNVHSNTLNIKQHDEGLDFFYSCIDHARKMVDFLRTVVPCRYKTSQQLLSHDVHSNTFNYKHTFSVEIVPVCKDDVVCLPKKLGHSLGNMGQICVCTRVTTTAQVMDPNTLQVGEISGPAFWRSPFQTICDSKQLTEYIVLQIERLEDKDRRHVKGEGARSQKHLLSDVWVMRAQDMGVTDSQYHCRTHLGHILKAGDSVLGFDMASTNVNDANLEKINPDNLPDVVLVKKHYGDRVRRHRKRNWKLKGLNKDDARMDTDSADGDYIGFLEDLEEDTEYRRNINIYRDKNKVPVEQSDTEEEDAPKISLQEMLDDLHLTDDETGLDEQGAAAI from the exons ATGGAGTACATGGATCAACAGCAGCAGCCTACTCAAGGGCAGAT TCTGTGTTGCCAATGTGGAATACCGATTGCACCCAACCCAGCCAATATGTGTGTAGCCTGTCTGAGAACACAGGTGGATATTACAGAGGGAATCCCTAAACAAGGAACTCTTTACTTCTGCAAAGCTTGTGAAAG ATACCTGCAGCCACCAGCAATATGGGTAGCCTGTGCTTTGGAATCAAGAGAATTACTGGCACTGTGTCTCAAGAAAATCAAGGGACTAGCCAAG GTGCGGTTGGTTGATGCAGGTTTTATTTGGACAGAGCCACACTCCAAACGTATCAAAGTCAAGTTGACAATTCAGAAGGAGGTGATGGGTGGTGCCATTTTGGAGCAAGTGTTTGTCGTTGAGTTTACTGTGCAGAACCAGATGTGTACAGATTGTCACAGGGTTGAGGCTAAAGATTTCTGGAAAGCTGTAGTACAACTCCGCCAGAAA ACTTCACACAAGAAGACATTCTACTACTTGGAGCAACTGATTCTAAAACACAATGTACACTCTAATACATTGAACATCAAACAACATGATGAAGGCTTGGATTTCTTCTACTCATGCATTGACCATGCACGCAAGATGGTGGACTTCCTCAGGACCGTAGTGCCTTGCAG ATACAAGACCTCCCAGCAGTTGCTCTCTCATGATGTACATAGTAACACATTCAACTACAAGCATACATTCTCTGTAGAAATTGTGCCTGTGTGTAAG GATGATGTAGTTTGCCTTCCCAAAAAGCTGGGCCATTCCCTTGGTAACATGGGTCAGATATGTGTATGTACTCGCGTGACAACAACTGCACAAGTCATGGATCCAAATACTTTACAAG TTGGTGAGATCTCAGGTCCTGCATTTTGGCGTAGTCCATTCCAAACAATCTGCGATTCAAAGCAATTAACAGAATACATAGTTCTACAAATAGAGAGACTTGAAGATAAAGATAGACGTCATGTAAAGGGAGAAGGAGCAAGGTCACAGAAG CATTTGTTGTCAGATGTTTGGGTAATGCGTGCTCAGGATATGGGAGTAACTGATTCACAGTATCACTGTCGTACTCACCTTGGCCATATCTTGAAGGCTGGAGACTCTGTACTAGGCTTTGATATGGCATCTACCAATGTTAATGATGCTAACTTAGAAAAG ATAAACCCAGACAACCTTCCAGATGTAGTGTTGGTGAAGAAACACTACGGCGACAGAGTACGTAGACATCGTAAGAGGAATTGGAAACTCAAGGGTCTAAACAAGGATGATGCACGCATGGATACTGATAGTGCTGATGG TGATTACATTGGCTTCTTGGAGGATTTGGAAGAAGACACAGAATATAGAAGAAACATTAACATTTACAGAG ACAAGAACAAGGTGCCTGTTGAGCAGAGTGATACAGAGGAGGAAGATGCACCTAAGATAAGTCTTCAAGAGATGTTAGATGATCTCCATCTTACTGATGATGAGACTGGGTTAGATGAGCAAGGAGCAGCAGCTATCTAA